A window from Plectropomus leopardus isolate mb chromosome 3, YSFRI_Pleo_2.0, whole genome shotgun sequence encodes these proteins:
- the srd5a3 gene encoding polyprenol reductase: MSLSWSFIDALWSFLAFCFLVAFCVHKISQHLPIKHETCRIYVLFQDLIRYGKTKQNLKRDDWLRAFDVPKRWFWHFYAISVGWNSLLLAFYLNFIFQQHQHPSWLNGLLNILTGVPSADSQVPQLSTLLVQLLLCVHSLRRLLECLFVSVFSDGAVHVVQYVFGVCYYVVLGLTVLCSDRLRKGTGSLLSQLDWFHVAGAALFIWASLMQHQCMVLLARLRTGKSGTVETLAHRVPEGGWFELVSCPHYFAELLIYVSLSLVFGGLCLSWWLVVLYVLFNQALAAQLCHDLYISKYESYPKKRKAFIPFVL; this comes from the exons ATGTCACTCAGCTGGAGTTTCATTGATGCTTTATGGTCTTTTCTGGCGTTTTGTTTCCTTGTAGCTTTTTGTGTTcataaaatatcacaacacCTACCGATAAAACATGAAACGTGTCGTATTTACGTGTTATTTCAGGATCTTATCCGGTacggaaaaacaaaacaaaacctcaaaCGAGACGACTGGCTGCGCGCGTTTGACGTCCCAAAGAG GTGGTTTTGGCACTTTTATGCCATCTCTGTTGGCTGGAACAGTCTTCTTCTGGCCTTCTACCTAAACTTCATATTTCAGCAGCACCAACACCCATCGTGGCTGAATGGgttattaaacattttgacGGGTGTACCAAGTGCTGACAGTCAAG TCCCACAGCTGTCGACTCTGCtggtgcagctgctgctctgcgtCCACTCCCTCAGGAGGCTGCTGGAGTGcctgtttgtcagtgttttctctgaCGGAGCCGTACACGTGGTGCAGTATGTGTTCGGCGTGTGCTATTACGTCGTGCTGGGGTTGACGGTGCTCTGCTCGGATCGTCTGCGAAAAG gGACTGgatctctcctctctcagctgGACTGGTTTCATGTGGCTGGAGCTGCACTTTTCATTTGGGCCTCGCTGATGCAGCATCAGTGCATGGTCCTGCTGGCCAGGCTTCGCACTGGAAAGTCAG GCACAGTGGAGACGCTGGCTCACAGAGTGCCAGAGGGAGGCTGGTTCGAGCTGGTGTCGTGCCCGCATTACTTTGCAGAGCTGCTGATCTACGTCTCCCTGAGCTTAGTTTTTGGAGGCTTGTGTCTTAGCTGGTGGCTTGTTGTTCTTTATGTGCTCTTCAACCAGGCGCTGGCAGCACAGCTTTGTCATGACCTTTATATCAGCAAATATGAGTCATacccaaagaaaagaaaagcatttataCCCTTTGTGCTTTGA